One Leptolyngbya sp. SIO1E4 genomic region harbors:
- a CDS encoding TRAP transporter substrate-binding protein, which yields MKRREIINYLAVGSGTAIGVAACGDNSAPTSAQDDASSPAFPSVSWRMATSWPQALDTIYGGAQTISDRVGELTGGRFTIEPYAAGEIVPGLEVLDAVQGGTVECGHTASYYYVGKNPALAFGTTVPFGLNAQQQNSWFYHGGGLDAMHKLYADFGVINFPAGNTGVQMGGWFKREVNSLSDLQGLKMRIPGLGGEVMASLGVNVQVLPGGEIFLALDRNAIDAAEFVGPYDDEKLGLADAADFYYYPGWWEPGAALEVQVNLQAWSSLPSEYQEALKTAAFEANLNMLSKYDALNGAALKRLVDKGVKLTPYSNEILQAAEQASFEIYEQNASNDATFKEIYDSWRAFRDDVYGWNRINELSFSSFVNKGEA from the coding sequence ATGAAACGCCGAGAAATCATCAACTACCTTGCTGTGGGCTCTGGCACCGCCATTGGAGTCGCGGCCTGTGGGGATAACTCTGCGCCCACTTCTGCCCAGGACGACGCCAGCTCCCCTGCCTTCCCTTCTGTGTCCTGGCGAATGGCCACAAGTTGGCCTCAGGCACTGGATACTATCTATGGCGGGGCTCAGACCATCAGCGATCGGGTTGGGGAACTCACGGGGGGGCGCTTCACCATCGAACCCTATGCCGCTGGCGAAATTGTTCCGGGTCTAGAAGTCCTCGATGCTGTGCAGGGGGGCACCGTCGAGTGTGGGCATACGGCCAGCTATTACTACGTAGGCAAAAATCCAGCCCTCGCCTTTGGCACAACCGTTCCCTTTGGACTCAATGCCCAACAGCAAAATTCCTGGTTTTACCACGGGGGCGGACTGGATGCGATGCACAAACTCTACGCTGACTTCGGCGTGATTAACTTCCCGGCAGGCAATACCGGCGTACAGATGGGCGGCTGGTTTAAGCGCGAAGTCAATTCCCTATCTGACCTGCAAGGGTTGAAGATGCGCATCCCGGGTTTAGGGGGTGAAGTGATGGCGTCTCTAGGGGTGAACGTGCAGGTCTTGCCAGGGGGCGAAATCTTTCTGGCGCTGGATCGCAATGCGATTGATGCAGCGGAGTTCGTTGGCCCCTACGATGATGAGAAGCTGGGCCTGGCGGATGCCGCCGACTTTTACTACTATCCTGGCTGGTGGGAGCCGGGTGCTGCCCTGGAAGTACAAGTCAATCTACAAGCGTGGAGTAGTCTGCCGTCGGAATATCAGGAGGCTCTTAAAACAGCCGCGTTTGAGGCCAACTTGAACATGCTGTCAAAATATGACGCCCTCAATGGGGCCGCGCTCAAGCGACTGGTCGATAAGGGGGTCAAGCTTACGCCCTACAGTAACGAGATTTTGCAGGCCGCTGAGCAAGCCTCATTTGAGATTTATGAGCAGAATGCCAGTAATGATGCAACGTTCAAGGAGATCTATGACAGCTGGCGGGCGTTTCGCGATGACGTCTACGGTTGGAATCGAATTAACGAGCTCAGCTTTTCTAGCTTTGTCAACAAGGGTGAAGCATGA
- a CDS encoding TRAP transporter small permease subunit, whose translation MSQLLILSYWIDRINTGIGRLAGWLVLVMIGVGCWNVLGRYVGQAVGRNLSSNALIETQWYLFSVVFLLGAAYTLRQNGHVRVDVFQSRWGVRRKAFAELVGTLLFLLPFAGLLLAFSWRWVLASWRIWETSPDPGGLPRYPVKSLILVGFVVLLLQGLSEAIKNLAVLMGDRTPELEPLDPQEPTGGDA comes from the coding sequence ATGAGTCAGCTGCTCATCCTGTCTTACTGGATCGATCGAATTAACACGGGCATCGGTCGGCTAGCCGGTTGGCTGGTGTTGGTAATGATTGGCGTGGGCTGCTGGAACGTCCTTGGCCGTTATGTCGGGCAGGCAGTCGGGCGTAATCTCAGTTCAAACGCGCTGATCGAGACACAGTGGTATTTATTTAGCGTGGTGTTTTTGTTGGGAGCAGCCTATACGCTACGCCAGAACGGGCATGTGCGGGTAGACGTCTTTCAGTCGCGCTGGGGAGTGCGGCGTAAAGCATTCGCAGAGCTCGTGGGAACCTTGCTGTTTCTGCTGCCGTTTGCGGGGCTGCTGTTAGCGTTTTCGTGGCGGTGGGTGCTGGCTTCATGGCGCATTTGGGAGACCTCACCGGATCCGGGGGGGCTGCCACGCTACCCCGTGAAGTCCCTGATTTTGGTGGGCTTTGTCGTCCTGCTGCTACAGGGGCTGTCTGAGGCGATTAAGAATCTGGCAGTGCTGATGGGCGATCGCACACCGGAGTTGGAACCACTCGACCCACAGGAACCCACCGGAGGAGACGCTTAA
- a CDS encoding TRAP transporter large permease subunit — protein MDWLGPSMFVGALVLLSLGYPVAFSLGGVAILFGLIGVALDVFNPVLMAAMPQRIFGIMNNFTLLAIPYFIFMGAMLQKSGIAENLLETMGQVFGRVRGGLAIAVITVGALLAATTGVVAATVVTMGLISLPTMLRYGYNKDLSVGVIAASGTLGQIIPPSIVLVVLADQLGISVGDLFVGSIIPGLLMAGAFITHVVVISAIRPDLVPALPKELLAVRGKALLTKVVRVMIPPLLLILLVLGSIFFGVATPTEAGALGAVGAIVLAWCNGQLSRQTLWEVCDRTLRTTSMVMFILIGSTAFSLVFRGLRGDRFIFNLLTQLPGGQVGFLLVSMLTIFVLGFFISFFEIAFIVVPLFAPIAEQLYGFGGLVWYGVIIGANMQTSFLTPPFGFALFYLRGVTPPEITTGNIYRGVVPFILLQLIILLMIIIFPILVNFLPSLSS, from the coding sequence ATGGATTGGCTAGGGCCAAGCATGTTTGTTGGGGCGCTGGTGCTGCTGTCACTGGGCTACCCGGTAGCCTTTTCACTGGGCGGTGTGGCGATTTTGTTTGGCCTGATTGGGGTAGCGCTGGATGTGTTTAATCCAGTGCTCATGGCGGCGATGCCACAGCGGATTTTTGGCATCATGAACAACTTTACGCTGCTGGCCATTCCCTACTTCATTTTTATGGGAGCAATGCTGCAGAAATCTGGCATTGCCGAAAATCTGCTGGAGACCATGGGGCAGGTATTTGGTCGGGTCAGGGGGGGGCTGGCGATCGCCGTCATCACCGTGGGGGCGCTGCTGGCGGCCACCACCGGTGTGGTGGCCGCCACCGTCGTAACCATGGGCCTGATTTCACTGCCTACGATGCTCCGCTACGGCTACAACAAAGACCTCTCTGTAGGCGTGATTGCCGCCTCAGGCACCCTCGGGCAGATTATTCCCCCCAGTATTGTGCTGGTGGTCTTGGCAGACCAGCTTGGTATTTCCGTGGGAGATTTGTTCGTGGGCTCCATCATTCCTGGGCTGTTGATGGCGGGCGCATTTATTACCCACGTCGTTGTTATTTCGGCGATTCGGCCCGATCTGGTACCGGCCCTGCCGAAGGAGCTGCTCGCCGTCAGAGGGAAGGCACTGCTCACTAAGGTTGTGCGGGTGATGATACCGCCACTGCTCTTGATTTTGCTGGTGCTCGGCAGCATTTTCTTTGGGGTGGCAACACCTACTGAAGCGGGCGCTCTCGGGGCGGTAGGCGCCATAGTTTTAGCCTGGTGCAACGGGCAGCTTTCGCGACAAACCCTGTGGGAAGTCTGCGATCGCACCCTGCGCACAACCAGCATGGTGATGTTCATTCTGATTGGTTCAACGGCGTTCAGCCTGGTATTTCGAGGGCTGCGCGGCGATCGGTTTATCTTCAACCTCCTGACTCAGTTACCGGGTGGGCAAGTCGGGTTTTTATTGGTCAGTATGCTGACCATCTTTGTGTTGGGCTTCTTTATTAGCTTCTTCGAGATTGCCTTTATTGTGGTGCCACTGTTCGCCCCGATCGCCGAGCAGCTCTATGGCTTTGGGGGGTTGGTCTGGTACGGGGTAATTATCGGGGCCAACATGCAGACCTCGTTTCTCACACCCCCGTTTGGCTTCGCCCTGTTTTATCTGCGCGGCGTCACCCCACCCGAAATCACAACGGGCAATATCTATCGCGGGGTCGTCCCGTTTATCTTGTTGCAGCTAATCATATTGTTGATGATTATTATTTTCCCCATCCTGGTCAACTTCTTACCGTCTTTGAGCAGCTAG